The following DNA comes from Castanea sativa cultivar Marrone di Chiusa Pesio chromosome 10, ASM4071231v1.
TCACCAACGCCATGATAAGGGAATGATCTGTATGGGGCTCTACCAACAAAGTTAGAACATCATCTCCCAGCCGTACCCCTGAAGATGATTGCTTTGGTTTTGCCTGCACCAATCAAAACCAACCTTCAATTTCATTGCCCATAACATTAATCTatcaatttatcattttattgcAACCCTTGGAAGAAAAGAATCctatatgaaaaaaaagaaagatactgACCTCTGCAATAATATCTCCATTAATATTTACTACTCTAAATGCTACTTTGCCAGTCATTCTAACTATCCAGTACTTATCATAGCCCACAGTAACTTTACAAGCTAAGTCTCCCATAAGCATTCTGTAGTATTTCTTAACTTGAAACCATAGCTTCTCTTCTTTTATATTAATACTACTGCATGTATATCCATTCCAACCTCTGAAAGCTAGTAAATTctgcaaaataattaaaaacaacaaaacccaactAAAATTAGTTAAAGTCATCAGATTTTCTAAGTTCAAAAACCAGTAAGAATTGAAGTCCCAATTATAATACCTTTTGGCGTATCGTTGAAAGCACTTTGCCTCTGAGATCCATGAGATGAACTTCATTGCTACCTTTCTTGTCATAGTTTTCAACACGATAAACAATATCACCATTTGTGTTGTAGACAGTGCAACCATTTGTATGACACACAAGAGATTTCATCCATATTGTAAATATTCCTCTTTCTGATGTTATGTGGGGAGAACAAGTGGGTACTTGAGGATACACTTTAGCCATTGAGAGCCTGAGCTGAGAtgtaagaaaatttttgggaaatTTGGATTAATATTGGTACAAAAGCCTAGGGTGATAGCTcatttatataatttgatatttggtTGCAGACTTAAaggtatatattattaaaatttgataGTGTGCTTGTGCATGACCATCGTGGAGTCGCATTTACTAACTTAAACAAAGATAGGAACTAGGAAGTGTCGGGATTAGGTTTTCTATTATTCTAGTTATCTATTGGGCCTTCACTACCTCCTTGCTTTGTTTGAGTATTAATCATCACTGTTCTGTACACACGGATAAGCACTGCTGCtgttataaaattcaaaaatactactaataaaacaaa
Coding sequences within:
- the LOC142611698 gene encoding protein LURP-one-related 4-like, translating into MAKVYPQVPTCSPHITSERGIFTIWMKSLVCHTNGCTVYNTNGDIVYRVENYDKKGSNEVHLMDLRGKVLSTIRQKNLLAFRGWNGYTCSSINIKEEKLWFQVKKYYRMLMGDLACKVTVGYDKYWIVRMTGKVAFRVVNINGDIIAEAKPKQSSSGVRLGDDVLTLLVEPHTDHSLIMALVIVYGLICRKM